Proteins co-encoded in one Dama dama isolate Ldn47 chromosome 2, ASM3311817v1, whole genome shotgun sequence genomic window:
- the LOC133067148 gene encoding olfactory receptor 10G6: protein MQRGNQTSVSHFILVGLHHPPQLGVPLFLTFLVIYALTVSGNGLIILTVLVDTQLHRPMYWFLCHLSLLDMTISSAIVPKMLAGFLLDSRIISFGGCVIQLFTFHFLGCSECFLYTLMAYDRFLAICKPLHYATIMTRSVCNSLAIGTWLGGTLHSLFQTSFIFRLPFCGPNRVDYFFCDIPAMLRLACADTTINELITFVDIGFLALTCFVLILTSYGYIVAAILRIRSADGRRNAFSTCAAHLTVVIVYYAPCTFIYLRPGSQEPLDGVVAVFYTVITPLLNPIIYTLRNKEMKAALWRLGGCKVVKPH, encoded by the coding sequence atgcaACGTGGAAATCAGACTTCCGTGTCTCACTTCATCTTAGTGGGGCTGCACCACCCACCACAGCTTGGGGTACCGCTCTTCCTAACCTTCCTTGTCATCTATGCCCTCACCGTCTCTGGAAATGGGCTTATCATCCTCACGGTCTTGGTGGACACCCAGCTCCACCGCCCCATGTACTGGTTCCTATGCCACCTCTCCCTCCTGGACATGACCATTTCCTCTGCCATTGTCCCCAAGATGTTAGCTGGCTTTCTCTTGGACAGCAGGATTATCTCCTTTGGGGGCTGTGTCATCCAGCTTTTCACATTCCATTTCCTGGGCTGCAGTGAATGCTTCCTGTACACACTCATGGCTTATGATCGCTTCCTAGCCATTTGTAAGCCTTTACATTACGCCACCATCATGACCCGCAGCGTCTGTAACTCTCTAGCCATTGGCACCTGGCTGGGAGGCACCCTCCACTCCCTTTTCCAAACAAGTTTCATATTCCGGCTGCCTTTCTGTGGTCCAAACCGGGTAGACTACTTCTTCTGTGACATTCCGGCCATGCTGCGTCTGGCCTGCGCTGACACTACCATCAACGAGCTGATCACCTTTGTGGACATTGGATTCCTGGCCCTGACCTGCTTTGTGCTTATCCTCACTTCCTATGGCTACATAGTGGCTGCTATCCTGCGAATCCGGTCGGCCGACGGGCGCCGCAACGCCTTCTCCACCTGCGCCGCCCACCTCACTGTCGTCATTGTCTACTATGCGCCCTGCACCTTCATTTACCTGCGCCCTGGCTCTCAGGAACCCCTGGATGGAGTGGTAGCTGTCTTCTACACAGTCATCACTCCCTTGCTCAATCCCATCATCTACACACTTCGCAACAAAGAAATGAAGGCAGCCTTATGGAGGCTGGGAGGTTGCAAGGTCGTGAAGCCTCACTGA